One genomic region from Phocoena sinus isolate mPhoSin1 chromosome 21, mPhoSin1.pri, whole genome shotgun sequence encodes:
- the ASAH1 gene encoding acid ceramidase isoform X2 produces the protein MLVWSRLTFVLLSVTVTCSVAQHVPPWTEDCRKSTYPPSGPTYRGPVPWYTINLDLPPYKRWHELMVDKAPALKVIVNSLKNMINAFEPSGKIVQLVDQKLPGLLGNFPGPFEEEMKGIAAVTEIPLGEIISFNIFYEFFTICTSIITEDKEGHLLHARNMDFGVFLGWNVNNNTWVVTEELKPLTVNLDFQRNNKTVFKAAGFAGYVGMLTGFKPGLLSLTLNERFSTNGGFMGVIEWILGKKDAKWIGFIIRSVLENSTSYEEAKTILTNTKVLAPAYFILGGNKSGEGCVITRDREQSLDIYELDPKQGIWYVVQTNYDRWKNPFFLDNRRTPAKMCLNQTTQENISFATIYDVLSTKPVLNKLTVYTALIDVTKGQFETYLRDCPDPCIGW, from the exons tgGACGGAAGACTGCAGAAAATCAACCTATCCTCCCTCTGGACCAAC CTATAGGGGTCCGGTTCCGTGGTACACTATAAATCTCGATTTACCACCGTACAAAAGATGGCATGAATTGATGGTTGACAAGGCACCAGCG ctaAAAGTTATAGTGAATTCCCTGAAAAATATGATAAATGCATTTGAGCCAAGTGGAAAAATTGTGCAGTTAGTGGATCAAAAGTTG CCTGGTCTACTTGGCAACTTTCCTGGGCCTTTCGAGGAGGAAATGAAGGGGATTGCAGCAGTTACTGAAATACCTTTAG GAGAGattatttcattcaatattttctatgaattttttacCATTTGTACTTCAATAATAACAGAAGACAAAGAAG GTCATCTACTACATGCACGAAACATGGATTTTGGAGTATTTCTTGG GTggaatgtaaataataatacctGGGTCGTAACTGAGGAACTAAAACCTTTAACAGTGAATTTGGACTtccaaagaaacaataaaactgtCTTCAAGGCGGCAGGCTTTGCTGGCTATGTGGGCATGTTAACAGGATTCAAACCA ggaCTACTTAGTCTTACGCTCAATGAACGTTTCAGTACAAATGGCGGTTTTATGG GTGTCATAGAATGGATTTTGGGAAAGAAAGATGCCAAGTGGATAGGGTTTATCATTAGATCAGTTCTGGAAAATAGCACAAG TTATGAAGAAGCCAAGACTATATTGACCAACACCAAAGTATTGGCCCCAGCATACTTTATCCTGGGAGGCAACAAGTCTGGGGAGGGTTGTGTGATTACACGAGACAGAGAACAGTCTTTGGATATATATGA ACTCGACCCCAAGCAGGGTATATGGTATGTGGTGCAAACAAATTATGACCGTTGGAAAAATCCCTTCTTCCTTGATAATCGCAGAACACCTGCCAAGATGTGTCTAAACCAGACAACCCAAGAG aatATCTCATTTGCAACCATATACGATGTCCTGTCAACAAAACCTGTCCTCaacaag CTGACGGTATACACAGCCTTGATAGACGTTACCAAAGGTCAATTTGAAACATACCTGCGGGACTGCCCAGACCCCTGTATAGGTTGGTGA
- the ASAH1 gene encoding acid ceramidase isoform X3: MVDKAPALKVIVNSLKNMINAFEPSGKIVQLVDQKLPGLLGNFPGPFEEEMKGIAAVTEIPLGEIISFNIFYEFFTICTSIITEDKEGHLLHARNMDFGVFLGWNVNNNTWVVTEELKPLTVNLDFQRNNKTVFKAAGFAGYVGMLTGFKPGLLSLTLNERFSTNGGFMGVIEWILGKKDAKWIGFIIRSVLENSTSYEEAKTILTNTKVLAPAYFILGGNKSGEGCVITRDREQSLDIYELDPKQGIWYVVQTNYDRWKNPFFLDNRRTPAKMCLNQTTQENISFATIYDVLSTKPVLNKLTVYTALIDVTKGQFETYLRDCPDPCIGW; the protein is encoded by the exons ATGGTTGACAAGGCACCAGCG ctaAAAGTTATAGTGAATTCCCTGAAAAATATGATAAATGCATTTGAGCCAAGTGGAAAAATTGTGCAGTTAGTGGATCAAAAGTTG CCTGGTCTACTTGGCAACTTTCCTGGGCCTTTCGAGGAGGAAATGAAGGGGATTGCAGCAGTTACTGAAATACCTTTAG GAGAGattatttcattcaatattttctatgaattttttacCATTTGTACTTCAATAATAACAGAAGACAAAGAAG GTCATCTACTACATGCACGAAACATGGATTTTGGAGTATTTCTTGG GTggaatgtaaataataatacctGGGTCGTAACTGAGGAACTAAAACCTTTAACAGTGAATTTGGACTtccaaagaaacaataaaactgtCTTCAAGGCGGCAGGCTTTGCTGGCTATGTGGGCATGTTAACAGGATTCAAACCA ggaCTACTTAGTCTTACGCTCAATGAACGTTTCAGTACAAATGGCGGTTTTATGG GTGTCATAGAATGGATTTTGGGAAAGAAAGATGCCAAGTGGATAGGGTTTATCATTAGATCAGTTCTGGAAAATAGCACAAG TTATGAAGAAGCCAAGACTATATTGACCAACACCAAAGTATTGGCCCCAGCATACTTTATCCTGGGAGGCAACAAGTCTGGGGAGGGTTGTGTGATTACACGAGACAGAGAACAGTCTTTGGATATATATGA ACTCGACCCCAAGCAGGGTATATGGTATGTGGTGCAAACAAATTATGACCGTTGGAAAAATCCCTTCTTCCTTGATAATCGCAGAACACCTGCCAAGATGTGTCTAAACCAGACAACCCAAGAG aatATCTCATTTGCAACCATATACGATGTCCTGTCAACAAAACCTGTCCTCaacaag CTGACGGTATACACAGCCTTGATAGACGTTACCAAAGGTCAATTTGAAACATACCTGCGGGACTGCCCAGACCCCTGTATAGGTTGGTGA
- the ASAH1 gene encoding acid ceramidase isoform X1, whose amino-acid sequence MLVWSRLTFVLLSVTVTCSVAQHVPPVGELWTEDCRKSTYPPSGPTYRGPVPWYTINLDLPPYKRWHELMVDKAPALKVIVNSLKNMINAFEPSGKIVQLVDQKLPGLLGNFPGPFEEEMKGIAAVTEIPLGEIISFNIFYEFFTICTSIITEDKEGHLLHARNMDFGVFLGWNVNNNTWVVTEELKPLTVNLDFQRNNKTVFKAAGFAGYVGMLTGFKPGLLSLTLNERFSTNGGFMGVIEWILGKKDAKWIGFIIRSVLENSTSYEEAKTILTNTKVLAPAYFILGGNKSGEGCVITRDREQSLDIYELDPKQGIWYVVQTNYDRWKNPFFLDNRRTPAKMCLNQTTQENISFATIYDVLSTKPVLNKLTVYTALIDVTKGQFETYLRDCPDPCIGW is encoded by the exons tgGACGGAAGACTGCAGAAAATCAACCTATCCTCCCTCTGGACCAAC CTATAGGGGTCCGGTTCCGTGGTACACTATAAATCTCGATTTACCACCGTACAAAAGATGGCATGAATTGATGGTTGACAAGGCACCAGCG ctaAAAGTTATAGTGAATTCCCTGAAAAATATGATAAATGCATTTGAGCCAAGTGGAAAAATTGTGCAGTTAGTGGATCAAAAGTTG CCTGGTCTACTTGGCAACTTTCCTGGGCCTTTCGAGGAGGAAATGAAGGGGATTGCAGCAGTTACTGAAATACCTTTAG GAGAGattatttcattcaatattttctatgaattttttacCATTTGTACTTCAATAATAACAGAAGACAAAGAAG GTCATCTACTACATGCACGAAACATGGATTTTGGAGTATTTCTTGG GTggaatgtaaataataatacctGGGTCGTAACTGAGGAACTAAAACCTTTAACAGTGAATTTGGACTtccaaagaaacaataaaactgtCTTCAAGGCGGCAGGCTTTGCTGGCTATGTGGGCATGTTAACAGGATTCAAACCA ggaCTACTTAGTCTTACGCTCAATGAACGTTTCAGTACAAATGGCGGTTTTATGG GTGTCATAGAATGGATTTTGGGAAAGAAAGATGCCAAGTGGATAGGGTTTATCATTAGATCAGTTCTGGAAAATAGCACAAG TTATGAAGAAGCCAAGACTATATTGACCAACACCAAAGTATTGGCCCCAGCATACTTTATCCTGGGAGGCAACAAGTCTGGGGAGGGTTGTGTGATTACACGAGACAGAGAACAGTCTTTGGATATATATGA ACTCGACCCCAAGCAGGGTATATGGTATGTGGTGCAAACAAATTATGACCGTTGGAAAAATCCCTTCTTCCTTGATAATCGCAGAACACCTGCCAAGATGTGTCTAAACCAGACAACCCAAGAG aatATCTCATTTGCAACCATATACGATGTCCTGTCAACAAAACCTGTCCTCaacaag CTGACGGTATACACAGCCTTGATAGACGTTACCAAAGGTCAATTTGAAACATACCTGCGGGACTGCCCAGACCCCTGTATAGGTTGGTGA